AAGCGACACCGGGTGGCGTACGTACCGCGATGGCGTACGGGGTGGGCGTCCGCGAGGGCGAGGTGCAGGGGTCGTCGCCTGCTCGGGGAGCCGACGGACGTGCTCCTGCAGAAGTGGGCGGACCACGCCTTCCTGCTGCTTGAGGATCCTCCGCAGGACCTGGCGGGCGGTTGCTTCAAGGAAAACTGTTGAGATTCGGCTGTTGTTCTTCGCACCACTGCGGGGTACACTACTCATGAGGCGAGCAGCCTCCCTTTGCGCATGGCCCCAGCGACCCGCACCGCCGCTGGGGCTCGTTTGTCCTTAGTCTACTACGCCCTATCTTCGCGACGCCTCCAGAGCATCTCCACCACCTCTCCGGTCCCCTAGTATCCTGGGACAGGTACCCACTGGAAGCAGGTCCACATTGCGTAGGACCCCGAAACACCTCCACCCGCTCCGCGCGGCCCCGGGACCGCGACCTCGGGAGTTGCCGCCAAATTGCCGCCAGACACCAGGGAAAAGGTGGTAAAATGAGGCTACGCTAGGAGAAGAGGAAAGGCTAGAACCCGCACAGGACGTGAATTCCGGGGAAGAGGGGAAGTGGGGGGAACACCCAGGGCGCCCTCTCAAGGCGGAGACGGGGATTCGAATTCCCCTGGGGCCACCAACTCCATGTCCCCGGGCCAAGAGCCGGGGAGGGCTCCCGTGGGCAAGCCGGACGCCGTGGTGGTGGGAGGGGGTGCGGTCGGCCTGTGCTGCGCGTGTGCCCTGGCGCGCGAGGGCATGCGGGTGCTTCTCCTGGAGCGGAAACGCCCCGGGGCCGGTGCCTCCTGGGGGAACGCGGGACTGGTTGCGCCCTCCCGCAGTGTTCCCCTGGCGGAGCCCGGGATCGTACGACGCGGCCTGCGCTGGATGCTGGATCCCACGAGCCCCTTGTACGTCCCCTTGCGGGCAGATGTGGGCCTGATCCAGTGGCTCTGGAGGTTCCGGAAATTCAGCACCGCGGCCCACCTGCGCCGCAGTCTGCCCCTTTTGGTCGGCCTCCAGCGGTGGAGCCTGCGCCTGTACCGGGAGCTGGAAGGGCGCGGCCTGGACTTCGGGTTCCGAACGTCGGGAACGCTTGCCGTCTTTCAGAGTTCCCGGGAGCTCGCGTCCTTCCTCGGGGAGGTGGATCTGCTCCGGAGCCACGGGATCCCCGCGGAGGTCCTGGGCCCGGACGCGGCCCTGCAGAGGGAGCCTCTCCTGCGACCGCAACTCGCGGGGGCGGTCTACTTTCCGGAGGACGCCTATCTGGATCCGGCCCGCCTTGTGGAATCCCTGGCCGCCTACGCGGGTGAGCTCGGCGTGGAGATCCGGAACGGGGCTGCAGGGCAGCGGCTGTGGCGCCGGGGAGGAGAGGTCTCCGTGGAGGTGGGGGACTCCTTCCTGCATCCGGCGACGGTGGTGGTGGCCGCGGGTGCGTGGAGCGCGCCCCTCCTCCGGACCGCGGGGGTCCGGATCCCGGTCTTGCCCGCCAAGGGCTACGCGATCACGCTCCCGCACGCGGCCCCGCCCGGCCGTCCCCTGATGCTGAGCGAGGCACGGGTGGCGGTGACCCCGCTCCGGGGACCCGGTGGGGAGGCACGGGTTCGGCTCGCGGGGACCCTGGAACTAGGAGTTGCGGAAGAGGGGATCAACCACCGACGGGTGCTTGCCATCCGGCGGGCTGCGTCCAGATACCTGGATCTGGATCCTTCCGGGGGAGAGGTGTGGGCCGGGCTCCGGCCCTGCACCCCGGATGGCCTTCCCGTGGTGGGGAGGCCGCGGGGGTTCAGGAACCTGGTGGTGGCCACCGGCCATGGAACCCTGGGCATCTCCCTGGCTCCCGTGACCGGCGAGCTGGTGGCCTCCCTTGTCGCGGGGCGTCCTTTGCAGGAGCTCGATCCCCTAAGCCCGGACCGGTTCTGCTAGGGAGCGACGGATCCCGGGCACACGCCCCTGTTGACCCGGGGGCCGCCGTGCGGACCCGAGCAGGAATGCGCGCCCAGGGCAGAGAAGGAAAGTCCCCCGTCATCCGTCCAGATTCCAGGCAGTGGAGGAGCGTCCATGCGGGCACAGCGGATGGTGATGACGGGGCTGCTCGTGGCGGTGGCCTTCCTCCTCATGGCCACGGTGCAGATTCCGATCCTCCCTCAGGCACCCTTTCTGAAGTACGATCCCAGCGACGCGGCGGCCCTCGTGGGCGGGGTCCTCTACGGCCCCGGCACCGGCGTGCTCGTGGTGCTCCTCAAGGACGTGCTCTTCCTCCTGTTCCGGGCGAGAGGGCCCTTCGGGCCTGTTGCGGACTTCATCGCCGCGGGCACGTTTGTGGCGGTGACCGCGTGGGCCTACCGGCGCATGGGAGGCGCCTTCCCCCGGCGGCTTCTCTCCGCGGCCGTGGTCGGGATGGTGGCGCGGGTGCTGGTGATGATCCCCGCCAACTTCGTGATCCTGTACCTGGAGTTCGGGATGCCGCCGGCCCGGGTGGCGGGGATGCTGCTCCCCGCCATCGTGCCCTTCAACGCGGTGAAGGCGGCCCTGAACGCCCTCCTGGCTTTGGCGGTGGCGGAACCTCTGGGCCGCTACCTTCCCGTGCCGGAGCTTCCCGGACGCTAGGCCCAGCAGGATTCTGCGGCTCCCACGGCCAACTCTCGTCCGGAGGACTTGCGGGAGGGCTCCCCGTGCGGTTCGCGGTCAACCTCTCCATGTTGTTCACCGAGTTCCCCTTCCTGGAGCGGTTCCAGCATGCCCGCCAGGCGGGATTCTCCGCGGTGGAGTTCTGGTTCCCCTACGAGGAGGATCTGGAGGCCATCGCCCGGGAGCTGCGACGTCTACGGCTGGAACTCGTGCTCTTCAACCTGGAGGCGGGGAACTTCGCCGCGGGAGAACGGGGATACGCCTGCCATCCGGACCGGCGGCAGCGGTTTCGGGAGACGGTGGAGCGGGGGATTGAGGTGGCGCGGCGCCTGGGATGCCGGCGGCTCAACGCGCTCGTGGGAAATGTCCTGCCTCACGTTCCCCGCGCGGACCAGCGGCGGATCCTGGTGGAGAACCTCCGGGAGGCGGCCCGGGCCATGGAACGCTGGGGCATCACCCTGCTCTTCGAGGCCCTCAACCCCTACGATGCCCCGGACTACTTCCTGCACTCCTCCGCGGAGGCCTTCGCGATCCTGGAGGAGGTGGGAGAGCCCAACCTGCGGTTCCAGTACGACGTCTACCACATGCAGCGCAGCGAGGGGAACCTCACCCACACCATTACCCGACACGTGGACAAGATCGGCCACATCCAGATCGCGGACTCCCCGGATCGCGGGCCGCCCGGTACGGGCGAGATCAACTTCCGCTACTTGCTGGGCCGGATCGCGGCAAGCGGCTACGGGGGATACGTGAGCGCGGAGTACCGACCCCACGGGCCGAGCGCGGAATCCTTCGGGTGGATGCGGGAGGTGCTGCCGTGATCGCGAACCGGATCAAACGCCGGCTGCAGCAGGACCTCCCCGTGATCGGGCACTGGCTGAGCTTCCCGTGCCCGGCGGTGGCGGAGCTGCTGAGCGCCTTGGAGCCGGACTGGCTTGTGGTGGATACGGAGCACGGGCCCAGCAGCTGGGAGACGGTGGAGGACCAGCTGCGGGCCATGCGGGGCACGGGCGTGACGCCCATCGTGCGGGTCGCGGCGAACGATCCCGCCCTCATCAAGCTGGCCCTGGATCGTGGGGCCATGGGGGTGATCGTCCCGCTGGTCAGCTCGCCGGAGGAGGCGCGGAGGGCCGTCCTGGCTTCCCGGTATCCCCCCGAAGGGATCCGGGGGGTTGCGGGGACCCGGGCGAGCCGGTATGGCCTAGACCTCGCGGAGTACTTTGCCGCCTGGAACCGGGAGGCCCTGGTGATCTGCCAGGTGGAGACCCTTCCGGGACTGGAACAGGTGGAGGAGATCGCCGCCGTGGAGGGGGTGGACGTGCTGTTCGTGGGTCCCAACGACCTCTCCGCGAGCGTGGGGCATTTCCGGCGCTTCGAGGCCCCGGAGTACGAGGAGGCGGTGCAGAGGGTGCTCGCGGCCGCCCGGCGACGCGGCAAGGCCGCGGGATACCTCGCGTCGGATCCGGAGGAGGCGCTTCGCCGCATCGCGCAGGGATTCCGGTTCGTGGGAATCGGCAGCGACAGCCGCCTGCTGGCGGCCGCGGCCTCCTCGGTCCTGCGGCGGGTACGGACGGGTCTAGAGGAGAAGGCGCCATGAGGGTATCGCCGGAGACCACTCGGGTGGGCGTGGTCGGGCTCGGGATCATGGGCAAACCCATGGCCCGTAACCTCCTGCGGGCCGGGTACCGACTCGTGGTGCACAACCGGAGCCGAGCGCCCGTGGAGGAGCTGGTGGCCCTGGGGGCCGTGGACGGGGGGTCTCCGAAGGGCGTCGGGCAGGCTTCGGACGTGGTCCTCACCGTGCTTCCGGATACCCCGGACGTGGAGCGGGTGATCTTCGGCCCAGAAGGACTCCTCGAGGGGATGCGACCGGGGTCGGTGCTCGTGGATATGAGCACCATCTCCCCCGCGGCCACCCGCGATTTCGCGGAGCGGCTGCGCGCCCGGGGGATCGAGATGCTGGACGCGCCCGTGAGCGGGGGACAGCGGGGCGCGGAGGAGGGAACCCTGGCCATCATGGTCGGCGGCTCTCCGGAGGTCTTCCAGATGTGCCGCCCCCTTTTCGAGGTCCTGGGACGGCACATCGTGCACCTGGGCCCCAACGGGGCGGGGCAGGTGTGCAAGGCCTGCAACCAGATCGTGGTGGCCCTCACCATCCAGGCGGTTTCCGAGGCCCTGGTGCTGGCGGAGCGGGCAGGGGTGGATCCCGCGAAGGTCCGGGAGGCCCTGCTGGGGGGCTTCGCGTACAGCCGCATCCTCGAGTTGCACGGGCAGCGGATGCTGGAGGGCAACTTCACCCCGGGCTTCCGGGTGGAGCTGCACCACAAGGATCTCCGCCTCGCCCTGGAAGCCGGGCGCACCTACGGGGTGCCCCTTCTCGGGACCGCCGTCGTCCACGAGCTCCTGGGCGCTCTGGTGGCCAGAGGCCGCGGGAAGCTGGATCACTCGGCCCTGTTGTTGCTGGCGCGGGAGCTGGCGGGCGGAGGTGGGCTTGACGCAGGGTCCGTATAATTGAGGCGGATCGGGTCGGTGGGGGCGACCTTGGGCAAGAGGGTCTGCAGGACGGACGCGGAGAGGGCCGGATGAAGTCGTCCACTGCCGCCGTCCGGCCCTTGGCGGGCGTTCTCGCCCGGGGGGGGCGTTGGCTGCGGAGGGAGCGGGTCCTGGCCCCTCTGCTGGTGCTGCCCGCCTTCCTGTACGTGGCCCTTCTCGTGGGCCTTCCCTTCCTCTACGCCCTCTACCTGAGCCTCACGGACGCCACCACCGGCAACCCCTACGGGAGCTTCATCGGGTTCCGGAACTTCTCGGAGGTGGTTCAGGACCGGGTCTTCCGGACGGCCCTGAAGAACACCTTCGTCTTCACCCTCTCCGCGCAGGGCGCGGTGATCCTGCTCTCCAACGTCCTGGCCCGGGCATTGAGCGTGGACTTCCGGGGCAAGGGATTCGTGCTCTTCCTGCTCCTGCTCCCCTGGGTGGCGCCGGTGTCGCTCTCCACCATCGGCTGGCTGTGGATCCTCCACGCCCGGTTCAGCGTCCTGGACTGGGTGGGCTGGCAGTTGGGGCTGCTGCCCCACGGCCAGAACACCTTCTGGCTTGGGAGACCGAATCTCGCCATGTTCTCCGTGGTGATGGTGCACGTGTGGCGGATGTTGCCCTTCGCCACCGTGATTCTCCTGGCGGGCCTCACCGCCCTTCCCCGGGATCTTCTGGACCAGGCGGAGGTGGACGGTGCGGGGTTCTGGCGGAAGCTCTTTCAGATCGAGCTTCCCCTGTTGCTTCCCATCATGAGCGTGGCGGTGCTGTTCGGCACCATCTTCACCTTCACGGACATGGCGGTGGTGTACGTGCTCACGCGGGGGGGACCCTTTGACACCACCCAGGTGCTCAGCAGCCTCGCGTTCTTCAAGGGCATCGTGGGCGGAAACCTGAGCGTGGGCGCGGCCATCTCTCTCTTCCTGTTCCCCGTGCTCCTCGTGGCGGCGGTGCTCATCCTGCGGGCCGCCCGGCGGGCGGAGGTGACGTAATGGCGGATCGACAGAGGTGGGGGCGCTGGCGGCGCGGTCTGCGGGTCGGCGGACGGGCCCTGATCCTCGGAGCCTTCTGCACCTTCACCGCTTTCCCGTTCGCCTGGATGCTCATCACCGCCTTCAAGCGGAACTCCGACCTGTACAACCCCGTGAACAACCCCTTCTGGTTCAATGAGCCGCCGACCCTGGAACATCTGGAGTACGTGTTCACGAAGACCCTGTTCGCCAACTGGATCGTGAACACGGCCCTGGTGGGCGTGGCGGTGGTGGGCATCACCCTCCTGTTGGCCCTGCCCGCGGGCTACAGCCTCAGCCGTTTCCTCGGGGCATGGGGGACCCAGCTGGGGATCGGCATGTTCCTGGTGTACCTGGTCCCCCCCACCCTGCTCTTTATCCCCCTCGCGCGGGTGGTGAGCGAGCTCCGGCTGCACAACACCCTGTGGTCCCTCATCCTGATCTATCCCACCATCACCGTGCCCTTCGCCACCTGGCTGCTGATGGGGTTCTTCAAGTCCATCCCCCCGGAGCTGGAGGAGCAGGCCCTGGTGGACGGGTACAGCCGGATGGGCGCCTTCCTCCGGGTCACCCTGCCCCTGGCGGTTCCCGGCATCATCGCGGTGGTGATCTTCAGCTTCACCATCTCCGCCCAGGAGTTCGTCTACGCCCTCTCCTTCGTGACCAACGTGGCCCGGAAGACGGTCAGCGTCGGCGTCCCCGCGGACATGGTACGAGGGGACATCTTCGACTGGGGGCCGCTCATGGCGAGCGCCTTTTTGGCCAGCGTTCCCGTGGCCGTCCTGTACTACTTCGTGATGGACAAGTTCGTGCGTGGGTTCACCACGGCAGGAGCCATCCGATGAGAAGGGGGGTGTCGGAGAACATGCCGGACGAGAGGCAGGAACTGCGGTGGGTGCGGGTCGCGGAGGGAAGGTGGCGCCTCGTGACCCGGAGGGAGTTCCTGAAGCTGGTCGGAGCAGGGCTCGGCGCAGCGGCCTTTGGTCCCTTCGTCTTTACGGAGAAGACCGCGGCCCAACCCGTGACCCTGCGCATCCTGCAGTGGCGGCACTTCGTCCCGCCCTACGACGAGTGGTTCAACAAGGTGTTCGCGCCCCGGTGGGGGGAGAAGAACGGGGTCCGGGTGGTGGTGGAGAACGTGGGGCTTGCGGAGATCCCCGCCATTGCCGCGGGCGAGGCGGCCCGGGTGGCCGCGGGCGCGGATCCGGGACACGACATGATCCAGTACCTCACCCCGCCCGCCACCCTGGAGCGGCAGGTGGACACGGAGGCCCACCGGGAGGTCATCGAGGAGCTCCGGCGCAAGGTGGGGCCGTACATCCCCCTCGCGGAGAAGAGCACCTACAACCCCGTGACCCGGCGGTACTTCGGGGTCTCGGACAACTTCGTGCCCGACCCCATGCACTACCGGGGATGGATGTGGCGGGAGGCCTCCGCGAAGGCCCTGGGCCGCTCCACCACGGGCCCTGTCACCTGGGACGACGTCCGCAAGGTGGGTCGGGAACTGCGGCGCATGGGCCACCCCGTGGGCCTGGGTCTGAGCCAGGAGATCGACACGGGCATGTGGCTCCGGAGCCTCCTGTACTCCTGGGGCACGGGTGAACAGGACGAGGGCGGCAACGTGATCCTGGACGTGCCGCCCTATCGCCAGCGGACCATCGACGCGCTGAAGTTCGTTCGGGATCTCTACAACGAAACCATGTTCGCGGGGGTCTTCGCGTGGACCGCGGCCTCCAACAACGAGGAGTTCCTGGCAGGCCGCATCTCCATCGCCATGAACGCCATCTCCATCACCCGCACGGCCCAGGCCCTGGCGGCCCAGGCCCTCAAGCGGGGGGAGGATCCCAGAACCAGCAAGGCCGTGCTCCTGGCCCGGGACACCCTGATCACGGAGCGGGCGCCCCAAGGGCCCGCGGGCGCCCGGGGTCTGGAGCACGTCATGGGGGTCTACTTCATCTGGCGGAACCGGCCCCGGCCCGTGCGGGAGGCGGCGAAGAAGCTGCTCATCGACCTCATCCTCAGCTACGACCCGGAGGTGGCGGCGCGGGAGGGCTGGCCGCCGGGGAAGTTCCAGGCCTCCCAGGCGTACGACTACCCCACCTTCGAGAACGCCATCCCCAAGGCCAAGCGGCTCGCGTACCTCCGCAACGATCCCGTGAGCCGGGCGGCCGGGGATCGCCCGGACAAACTGGTCACCATCGAAACCGCGTACGAGTGGGCCCACAACGTGGGCTGGCCGGGTCCCTCGAGCGCGGCCATCGACGAGGTGTTCAACACCTGGATCCTCAACGTGATGTTCGCCCGGGTGGCCCAGGGGATTGACACGCCGGAGCAGGCCCTGGACGCCGCGGCCCGTCAGATCCGCCGGGTGTTCCAGAAGTGGCGGGAGCAGGGGCTCGTGGGCGGCCGGCGGTGAGAACCCGGGGGAGCCGGGACAGGGGGGGCGTGCGGCGGAGCCAGGGAATCGTTCCCTCCGTCCTGCGGGCCGTCCGGATCCTGGAGGCGGTGGGAGACGCCGCGCGCCCCCCGACCCTGGGGGAGCTGGCGCGGACGCTGGGGATTCCCAAGAGCAGCCTGCATGATCTCTGTGCCACCCTCCTGCAGGAGCGCCTGTTGGAGCGCACGGACGGAGGCGGCTTCCGGATCGGGGTGCGGGTGTTGGACTTCTACCGGGCGTACGACACCACCACCCACCTCGGTACGGAGTTCCACCGGGTGTGCGAGGAGATCATTCCCCGGCACGAGGAGACCATCGTGCTTTCCGTTCTGGACGGCCGGGAGGTGGTGTACGTGGCCTGCCGGAACGGGACCCAGCCCATCGCGGTGAACTACCGCATCGGACTTCGCCTTCCGGCCCACACCACGGCCACGGGGAAAGCCATTCTGAGCACCCTCCGGGAGGAGGAGGTCCGTGCCCTGTTCTCCGGAGAGCCCCTCGCACGCCCCACCCGGCACAGCATCGGGCAAGTGGAAGCACTCCTCGAGGAGCTGCGGAAGACCCGGGCCCGAGGGTACTCCGTGGACGATGAGGAGACGGTGGAGGGCATGAGCTGCGTGGGGGCCCCGCTGTGTGCACCGGGAGAGGTGCGTGCGGGCATCGCCTTCAGCATGGTGAAGGCCCGAACCCGACGGGATCGCCTTCAGGAGCTCGGCCGGAAAATCCAATTCCTCGCCACCGTGCTGTCCGAGCGGCTGGGAGGAGCTCTCCCAACCCGTCTCTCGCGGGGATGAGACCCCTTGACAAAAGCCCAAGGAGCTGCTGAGCTGGATCCGGTTGTTCCAAATTTCGAATAATGTCCGGATATACGAACACCCGGGGAAGGCGGAGATCCGCACGGAGGACGCGAGGATGCGGGGCGTGGAGGTTCAGGAGGTCCTGAACTGCGTGGGTGGGGTGTGGGACAGACCCCGAGGGCAGGAGGCCCTGCCGGTCTACAACCCCGCCACCGGAGAGGTCATCGCCCGGGTGGGAGAGAGTGGCCCTGAGGACGTGGACCGGGCGGCCCAGGCCGCCCACCGCGCCGGCGCGGAGTGGCGCCGCACCCCGCCCGGAGAGCGGGTGCAGTACCTGTTCCGGTTGAAGCGTCTGCTGGAGGAGAACCTGGAGGATCTTGCCCGCACCATCACGGAGGAGTGCGGGAAGACCTACCAGGAATCCCTGGGAGAGTTGCGGCGGGGCATCGAGAACGTGGAGGTGGCCTGCGGGATTCCCAGTCTCATGCAGGGCTACAACAACGAGGACATCGCCCGAGGCATAGACGAGTACATGTTCCGGCAGCCCGTGGGCGTGGTGGCCGCCATCACGCCGTTCAATTTCCCCGGCATGATCCCGCTCTGGTTCTTGCCCTACGCCATCGCGTGTGGCAACACCTTCATCGTGAAACCCTCCGAGCGAACCCCGCTCACCATGCAGAAGATCATGCACCTCGTGGAGCAGACGGGGCTCCCTCCGGGCGTGGTGAACGTGGTGAACGGCGCCAAGCAGACCGTGGACGCCATCCTGGATCACCCCCTTATTCGGGCCGTGAGCTTCGTGGGCTCCACCCCGGTGGCGCGGTACGTGTACAGCCGGGCCGCGTCGAACGGCAAGCGTGCCCAGTGCCAGGGCGGTGCGAAGAATCCCGTGATCGTCCTCCCGGATGCGGACTTCGATCTGGTGCCCCGGATGGTGGCCGATTCCGCGTTCGGATGCGCCGGGCAGCGGTGTCTGGCGAGCTCCCTCGCCCTGGTGGTGGGGGAGGCCAGGAAACCCTTCCGGGAGGCCATCGCGGACCTCGCCCGCACGCGGCGGGTGGGCTACGGCCTGGATCCCGGAGTGGAGATGGGGCCCGTGATCCGGCGGGAAAGCCGGGAGCGCATCGAGGGGCTCATCGCGAGGGGCGCGGAGGAAGGGGCGCGGATCCTGGTGGACGGTCGAGGCACCCGGATTCCGGGATACGAGGGCGGGTTCTTCGTGCGGCCGACGGTGCTGGAGGAGGTCCCTCCGGAGGGGCTCATTGCCCGCACGGAGATCTTCGGGCCCGTGCTGGGCTTGATCTACGTCCGGGACCTGGACGAAGCGATCGAACTCATCAACCGGGGAAGCTACGGCAACATGGCGTGCCTGTTTACCCGCAGCGGGGCGGCGGCGAGGAAGTTCCGGTACGAGGCCCAGGTGGGGAACATCGGGATCAACGTGGGGGTGGCCCAGCCCATCGCCTTCTACCCCTTCGGGGGCATGAAGGAGAGCTTCTTCGGTGACCTCCACGGCCAGGGCCGGGACGCGGTGGAGTTCTACACGGAGAAGAAGATCGTGGTGGAGCGGTGGTAATCCTCCGTTGACGGCACCACGGGGATGAAACCGGCACCGTTTCGGTACGTGCGGCCCCAGACCCGGGAGGAAGGACTGGAGGCACTGGCCCGGTACGGCGAGGACGCCAAGGTGCTGGCCGGGGGCCAGAGTCTCGTCCCCCTGATGAACCTGCGGCTCGCCCGCCCGAAGGTGTTGGTGGACATCAACCGCATCCCCGCGCTGGGAATCCTGGAGCGTCGAGATGGGGAGCTGGTCCTCGGCGCGCTCGTCCGCCACCGGCAGCTTGAAGGGGATCCACGGGTATGGGAGGCCTGCCCCATCCTGAGCCGGGCCGCGGCCTGTATCGGGTATCCCGCCATTCGAAACCGTGGAACGGTGGGAGGGAGCCTCGCCCACGCGGACCCCGCGGCGGAGCTCGGTTGCGTCCTTCTTGCCACGGGAGCCGTGGTGGTGCTGGAGTCCTCGAGGGGCCGTCGGGAGGTGCGCATCGAAGACCTGTTCGTGGGGCCCTACACCACCTGCATCCGGCCCGATGAGCTCCTGGTGGAGGTCCGGATCCCCGCCTGGAGAGAAGGTACGCGCTGGGGTTTTGCGGAGTTTACCCGTCACGAAGGGGGGTTCGCCCTGGCCCTGGCCGCTTGCGTCGTCCACCTGGATGGAGAGGGCAAGGTGACCTCCGCCCGGGTGGCGGTGGGGGGCGTGAGCCCCCTTCCCGTCCGGCTTCCCGAGGCCGAGAAGAGCCTGCGGGGTGCAGGGCTCTCGAAGGAGGGGATCGCGCAGGCCGCCGCCTGTGCCCTGTCCCTCGAGGACTATGACGACGTCCACGCGCCCGCCTGGCACCGCCGGCAGCTCGGTCGCTGGCTGCTGCTCCAGGCGCTTCAACAGGCCGCGGGAGGGGGAAGTTGAGGGATCGGATTTCCATCGCCCTGCAGGTCAATGGAAAGCCCTACCGCCTGGAGGTGGAGCCGCGCCGGCTGCTGGCGGATGTGCTGCGCCGGGATCTGGGGTTCACCGGCGTGCACCTGGGGTGCGAACACGGGGTGTGCGGGGCATGCACGGTGCTCCTGGATGGAGAGCTCGTGCGTTCGTGCCTGATGTTCGCGGTGCAGGCGGATGGATGCGAGATCCTCACCGTGGAGGGTCTGAACGCCTCCGGAGATCTTCACCCCATCCAGCGGGCGTTCATCGAGGAATTTGGATTTCAGTGTGGGTTCTGCACTCCCGGCATGATCCTCGCCGCGTACCGTCTGCTGCAGGAGCGCCCGCGCCCCTCAGCGGAGGAGATCCGTCGGGCCCTGGCAGGAAACCTGTGCCGGTGCACGGGATACGCGGACATCCTCCGATCCGTCCAGCGGGCCGCGGTCCTCCTCGCCGAAGCGGAGGAAACCCGTGCTCCCTAGCGGCCGGTACGTGGGCCGGCGGGTTCCCCGGTGGGAGGACCGACGGTTCGTACAGGGCCGGGGCCGATACCTGGACGACCTGAACCTCCCGGACCAGGTGGAGGTGGCCTTCGTCCGAAGCCCCCATGCCCATGCGCGGCTTCTGCGTGTGGATGTGGAGGCCGCGCGGGGGCACCCGGAGGCCGTGGGGGTGTATACCTGGGAGGATCTCCAGGGGCTGCTTCGCCCCTACTGGACCATGCCGCGGGGGCCCATTCGCCAGGCGCGCGTCACGCCCCTGGCGAGCGGAAAGGTCCGGTGGGTGGGAGAACCGGTGGCTGTGGTGGCGGCGCGGGATCGGTACGTGGCGGAGGATCTGTGCGAGCTCGTCACGGTAGAGTACGAGCCGTTGCCCGCGGTGGTGGACGCGCTGGAGGCCATGCGGCCGGAGGCGATCCGGCTGTATGAGGAGTGGCCGGACAACGTGGTCTCCCACCAGACCTTCCAGGCAGGGGATCCCGAGGCCCAGCTGGCAGGTTGTGCCGTGGTGGTCCGCGAGCGCTTTCGCAGCAAC
This genomic interval from Armatimonadota bacterium contains the following:
- a CDS encoding aldolase/citrate lyase family protein, with the translated sequence MIANRIKRRLQQDLPVIGHWLSFPCPAVAELLSALEPDWLVVDTEHGPSSWETVEDQLRAMRGTGVTPIVRVAANDPALIKLALDRGAMGVIVPLVSSPEEARRAVLASRYPPEGIRGVAGTRASRYGLDLAEYFAAWNREALVICQVETLPGLEQVEEIAAVEGVDVLFVGPNDLSASVGHFRRFEAPEYEEAVQRVLAAARRRGKAAGYLASDPEEALRRIAQGFRFVGIGSDSRLLAAAASSVLRRVRTGLEEKAP
- a CDS encoding FAD-dependent oxidoreductase, with product MGKPDAVVVGGGAVGLCCACALAREGMRVLLLERKRPGAGASWGNAGLVAPSRSVPLAEPGIVRRGLRWMLDPTSPLYVPLRADVGLIQWLWRFRKFSTAAHLRRSLPLLVGLQRWSLRLYRELEGRGLDFGFRTSGTLAVFQSSRELASFLGEVDLLRSHGIPAEVLGPDAALQREPLLRPQLAGAVYFPEDAYLDPARLVESLAAYAGELGVEIRNGAAGQRLWRRGGEVSVEVGDSFLHPATVVVAAGAWSAPLLRTAGVRIPVLPAKGYAITLPHAAPPGRPLMLSEARVAVTPLRGPGGEARVRLAGTLELGVAEEGINHRRVLAIRRAASRYLDLDPSGGEVWAGLRPCTPDGLPVVGRPRGFRNLVVATGHGTLGISLAPVTGELVASLVAGRPLQELDPLSPDRFC
- a CDS encoding twin-arginine translocation signal domain-containing protein gives rise to the protein MRRGVSENMPDERQELRWVRVAEGRWRLVTRREFLKLVGAGLGAAAFGPFVFTEKTAAQPVTLRILQWRHFVPPYDEWFNKVFAPRWGEKNGVRVVVENVGLAEIPAIAAGEAARVAAGADPGHDMIQYLTPPATLERQVDTEAHREVIEELRRKVGPYIPLAEKSTYNPVTRRYFGVSDNFVPDPMHYRGWMWREASAKALGRSTTGPVTWDDVRKVGRELRRMGHPVGLGLSQEIDTGMWLRSLLYSWGTGEQDEGGNVILDVPPYRQRTIDALKFVRDLYNETMFAGVFAWTAASNNEEFLAGRISIAMNAISITRTAQALAAQALKRGEDPRTSKAVLLARDTLITERAPQGPAGARGLEHVMGVYFIWRNRPRPVREAAKKLLIDLILSYDPEVAAREGWPPGKFQASQAYDYPTFENAIPKAKRLAYLRNDPVSRAAGDRPDKLVTIETAYEWAHNVGWPGPSSAAIDEVFNTWILNVMFARVAQGIDTPEQALDAAARQIRRVFQKWREQGLVGGRR
- a CDS encoding 2-hydroxy-3-oxopropionate reductase, whose translation is MRVSPETTRVGVVGLGIMGKPMARNLLRAGYRLVVHNRSRAPVEELVALGAVDGGSPKGVGQASDVVLTVLPDTPDVERVIFGPEGLLEGMRPGSVLVDMSTISPAATRDFAERLRARGIEMLDAPVSGGQRGAEEGTLAIMVGGSPEVFQMCRPLFEVLGRHIVHLGPNGAGQVCKACNQIVVALTIQAVSEALVLAERAGVDPAKVREALLGGFAYSRILELHGQRMLEGNFTPGFRVELHHKDLRLALEAGRTYGVPLLGTAVVHELLGALVARGRGKLDHSALLLLARELAGGGGLDAGSV
- a CDS encoding TIM barrel protein, producing MRFAVNLSMLFTEFPFLERFQHARQAGFSAVEFWFPYEEDLEAIARELRRLRLELVLFNLEAGNFAAGERGYACHPDRRQRFRETVERGIEVARRLGCRRLNALVGNVLPHVPRADQRRILVENLREAARAMERWGITLLFEALNPYDAPDYFLHSSAEAFAILEEVGEPNLRFQYDVYHMQRSEGNLTHTITRHVDKIGHIQIADSPDRGPPGTGEINFRYLLGRIAASGYGGYVSAEYRPHGPSAESFGWMREVLP
- a CDS encoding sugar ABC transporter permease, producing MKSSTAAVRPLAGVLARGGRWLRRERVLAPLLVLPAFLYVALLVGLPFLYALYLSLTDATTGNPYGSFIGFRNFSEVVQDRVFRTALKNTFVFTLSAQGAVILLSNVLARALSVDFRGKGFVLFLLLLPWVAPVSLSTIGWLWILHARFSVLDWVGWQLGLLPHGQNTFWLGRPNLAMFSVVMVHVWRMLPFATVILLAGLTALPRDLLDQAEVDGAGFWRKLFQIELPLLLPIMSVAVLFGTIFTFTDMAVVYVLTRGGPFDTTQVLSSLAFFKGIVGGNLSVGAAISLFLFPVLLVAAVLILRAARRAEVT
- a CDS encoding carbohydrate ABC transporter permease; amino-acid sequence: MADRQRWGRWRRGLRVGGRALILGAFCTFTAFPFAWMLITAFKRNSDLYNPVNNPFWFNEPPTLEHLEYVFTKTLFANWIVNTALVGVAVVGITLLLALPAGYSLSRFLGAWGTQLGIGMFLVYLVPPTLLFIPLARVVSELRLHNTLWSLILIYPTITVPFATWLLMGFFKSIPPELEEQALVDGYSRMGAFLRVTLPLAVPGIIAVVIFSFTISAQEFVYALSFVTNVARKTVSVGVPADMVRGDIFDWGPLMASAFLASVPVAVLYYFVMDKFVRGFTTAGAIR
- a CDS encoding ECF transporter S component — encoded protein: MRAQRMVMTGLLVAVAFLLMATVQIPILPQAPFLKYDPSDAAALVGGVLYGPGTGVLVVLLKDVLFLLFRARGPFGPVADFIAAGTFVAVTAWAYRRMGGAFPRRLLSAAVVGMVARVLVMIPANFVILYLEFGMPPARVAGMLLPAIVPFNAVKAALNALLALAVAEPLGRYLPVPELPGR